In the genome of Pseudomonas sp. P5_109, one region contains:
- a CDS encoding pyridoxal phosphate-dependent aminotransferase: MRYSALTQRIAGDGAAAWQIHDRALQLREQGVDVLLLSIGDPDFDTPQPIVQAAIASLLAGDTHYPEVRGSRGLRDSIARRHRQRSGQVVDAEHVIVFPGAQCAVYSVAQCLLDPGDEVIVAEPMYVTYEGVIGACAATVVPVPVRPQNGFRVDPADVAARITAKTRAILLNSPNNPSGASLPLAIWQELAALCIRHDLWLISDEVYSDLLFEGQHISPASLPGMAERTATINSLSKSHAMSGWRVGWVIGPKPMAGHLVNLSLSMLFGIPDFVQNAAQLALDRDLPEVASMREEYRQRRDLVCASLGQCPGLKPIRPDGGMFVMVDVRQTGLSAQRFAECLLEGYGVSVLAGEAFGPSAAGHIRIGLVVDRGKLADACRRIALCAADLLVARRA; encoded by the coding sequence ATGCGCTACTCAGCCTTGACCCAACGAATTGCCGGTGACGGAGCGGCGGCCTGGCAGATTCACGATCGAGCGCTGCAATTGCGCGAACAGGGCGTCGATGTCCTGTTGCTGTCAATCGGCGACCCGGATTTCGATACGCCACAACCCATCGTCCAGGCCGCCATCGCCAGCCTGTTGGCCGGTGATACGCACTACCCCGAAGTCCGCGGCAGTCGAGGGCTGCGCGATAGCATCGCGCGCCGGCATCGGCAACGCAGTGGCCAGGTGGTGGATGCCGAACATGTGATCGTCTTTCCGGGCGCGCAGTGTGCGGTGTATTCGGTGGCGCAATGCTTGCTCGATCCGGGCGATGAAGTGATTGTCGCCGAGCCGATGTACGTGACCTATGAAGGCGTGATCGGTGCGTGTGCGGCCACAGTGGTCCCGGTGCCGGTACGCCCGCAGAACGGTTTTCGCGTCGACCCGGCGGATGTCGCGGCGCGGATCACGGCGAAGACACGCGCCATCCTGCTCAACAGTCCGAACAATCCATCCGGCGCCAGTTTGCCGCTGGCCATCTGGCAGGAGTTGGCGGCGCTGTGCATTCGTCACGATTTGTGGCTGATCAGCGATGAGGTCTACAGCGATCTGCTGTTCGAAGGCCAGCACATCAGCCCCGCGAGCCTGCCGGGTATGGCCGAGCGGACGGCGACGATCAACAGCCTATCCAAGTCCCATGCCATGAGCGGTTGGCGGGTGGGCTGGGTGATCGGGCCCAAACCCATGGCCGGGCACCTGGTCAATTTGTCCCTGAGCATGCTGTTCGGCATTCCGGATTTCGTGCAGAACGCCGCGCAGTTGGCCCTGGACCGGGACCTGCCGGAAGTGGCCTCGATGCGTGAAGAGTATCGCCAGCGGCGTGACCTGGTGTGTGCCAGCCTGGGCCAATGTCCGGGCCTCAAGCCGATTCGCCCGGATGGCGGCATGTTCGTGATGGTCGATGTACGCCAGACCGGGTTGTCGGCCCAGCGCTTCGCCGAATGCCTGCTGGAGGGCTATGGCGTGTCGGTGCTGGCCGGTGAAGCCTTCGGCCCGAGCGCGGCGGGGCATATCCGCATCGGGCTGGTGGTGGACCGCGGCAAACTGGCGGATGCCTGCCGACGCATTGCCCTGTGCGCGGCGGATTTGCTGGTCGCGCGCCGCGCCTGA
- a CDS encoding glycerate kinase, giving the protein MKIVIAPDSFKDSLSAQGVADAIALGLAQVWPDAQLIKCPMADGGEGTVESILAACEGQLRRTLVRGPLGATVEAAWGWLPQSHTAIIEMAEASGLQLVPVAQRDACISSTFGTGQLIHAALDAGAQRVILAIGGSATNDGGAGAMQALGVKLLNAQGQTLSPGGLALAQLARVDLSDLDPRLAQVRFDIAADVNNPLCGPHGASAIFGPQKGASPVQVEQLDRALGHFAEHCATALGKDVRDEPGSGAAGGLGFAAKAFLGAQFKAGVEVVGELVGLAEAVAGADLVITGEGRFDAQTLRGKTPFGVARVASQHAVPVIVIAGTLGDGYQALYEHGIDAAFALASGPMTLEQACAEAPRLLRERATDIARVWRMAVRCG; this is encoded by the coding sequence ATGAAAATCGTGATCGCCCCCGATTCGTTCAAGGACAGCCTCAGCGCTCAAGGCGTGGCCGATGCCATTGCATTGGGATTGGCACAGGTGTGGCCGGATGCACAATTGATCAAATGCCCGATGGCCGACGGTGGGGAAGGGACTGTCGAGTCGATTCTTGCCGCGTGCGAAGGCCAATTGCGTCGTACCCTGGTGCGCGGGCCGCTGGGGGCCACGGTGGAAGCCGCCTGGGGCTGGTTGCCGCAGAGCCACACCGCAATCATCGAAATGGCCGAGGCCAGTGGTTTGCAGTTGGTCCCGGTGGCGCAGCGGGATGCGTGCATCAGCAGCACCTTCGGCACCGGGCAATTGATCCACGCCGCGCTGGATGCCGGTGCTCAACGGGTGATCCTGGCGATTGGCGGCAGTGCGACCAATGACGGCGGCGCCGGTGCCATGCAGGCGCTGGGTGTGAAATTGCTGAACGCCCAGGGGCAGACGCTGTCACCGGGTGGGCTCGCCCTTGCGCAACTGGCCCGCGTCGACCTCAGCGACCTCGATCCGCGTCTGGCGCAGGTGCGCTTCGACATCGCCGCCGACGTCAATAATCCGCTGTGCGGCCCCCACGGTGCCTCGGCGATTTTTGGCCCGCAAAAAGGTGCGTCGCCCGTGCAGGTCGAACAGCTTGACCGGGCACTGGGGCACTTTGCCGAGCATTGCGCGACTGCCTTGGGCAAGGACGTTCGCGACGAACCGGGCAGCGGCGCGGCGGGTGGCCTGGGGTTTGCCGCCAAAGCGTTCCTGGGCGCGCAATTCAAGGCCGGGGTCGAGGTGGTCGGTGAACTGGTAGGCCTGGCCGAGGCGGTTGCAGGCGCCGATCTGGTGATCACCGGCGAAGGACGTTTCGATGCGCAAACCCTGCGCGGCAAGACGCCGTTTGGTGTGGCGCGTGTCGCCAGCCAGCACGCCGTGCCGGTCATCGTCATCGCCGGCACACTGGGCGACGGGTACCAGGCACTCTATGAGCATGGCATCGACGCTGCGTTTGCCCTGGCAAGCGGGCCGATGACCCTGGAGCAGGCCTGTGCCGAGGCGCCGCGTCTGCTGCGTGAACGGGCGACCGATATCGCGCGTGTCTGGCGGATGGCTGTCCGCTGCGGCTGA
- a CDS encoding sugar diacid recognition domain-containing protein codes for MFELDHDLAQDIVDRAMAILPYNVNVMDSQGLILGSGEPERVNTRHEGAQLVLANGRVVEIDAQTAIHLKGVQPGINLPLMLDQRLIGVLGITGEPEQLRTYAELVRMTAEMLVGQRNQQAELQWRRQRCDDLLALLLSEAGDSPRLVDEAAQLGLKPQLTRVPYLFELGLEHAPGQTVEALSAWLTSRHPDSWCVSSAKTSLLWCRPASQSVENERLLDKLDGLGWNILRIAVGGQADGLTGLRRCYRRVGDLLAYGREVLPRCRLLTLNRYRLPVMLWRHRNDDALDELLNPLRKVIAKDGNGQLLATLRSWCEHGGQSQACADALGIHRNSLRYRMERIAELSGVDPLRLDGMLALYLGVQLLPQTDAPT; via the coding sequence ATGTTCGAACTCGATCACGACCTGGCCCAGGACATCGTCGACCGGGCGATGGCCATTTTGCCGTACAACGTCAACGTCATGGACAGCCAGGGCCTGATCCTGGGCAGCGGTGAACCGGAGCGGGTCAACACCCGGCACGAAGGCGCGCAACTGGTCCTGGCCAACGGCCGGGTGGTGGAGATCGATGCGCAGACGGCGATTCATCTCAAGGGCGTGCAGCCGGGTATCAACCTGCCGCTGATGCTCGACCAGCGCCTGATCGGCGTATTGGGCATCACCGGCGAACCCGAGCAACTGCGTACCTACGCCGAATTGGTGCGCATGACCGCCGAAATGCTGGTGGGCCAGCGCAACCAGCAGGCCGAGCTGCAATGGCGGCGCCAGCGCTGCGATGATCTGCTGGCGCTGCTGCTCAGCGAAGCCGGGGACTCTCCGCGACTGGTCGATGAAGCGGCCCAGTTGGGCCTCAAGCCGCAATTGACCCGGGTGCCGTATCTATTCGAACTGGGCCTGGAGCACGCACCGGGGCAAACCGTCGAGGCACTCAGCGCCTGGTTGACCAGCCGCCACCCCGACAGTTGGTGCGTGAGCTCGGCCAAGACCTCGTTGCTCTGGTGCCGGCCGGCCAGCCAGTCGGTGGAGAACGAGCGCTTGCTGGATAAGCTCGACGGCCTGGGCTGGAACATCCTGCGTATCGCCGTGGGTGGGCAGGCCGACGGGCTGACGGGGTTGCGCCGCTGCTATCGTCGGGTCGGTGACTTGCTGGCCTACGGACGCGAGGTGTTGCCGCGCTGCCGATTGCTGACGCTCAACCGCTACCGGCTGCCGGTGATGCTCTGGCGCCACCGCAACGACGATGCTCTCGATGAATTGCTCAACCCGCTGCGCAAGGTCATTGCCAAGGACGGCAACGGCCAACTGCTGGCGACCCTGCGCAGCTGGTGCGAACACGGCGGCCAGAGCCAGGCTTGCGCCGATGCACTGGGCATTCATCGCAACAGCCTGCGCTATCGCATGGAGCGGATTGCCGAGCTTAGCGGGGTTGATCCGTTGCGACTCGATGGCATGCTGGCCCTCTATCTCGGCGTGCAACTCCTGCCCCAGACAGACGCGCCCACCTGA
- a CDS encoding MFS transporter — MTQSAVASEAIADDKNAVYKRITLRLIPFIFICYLFNYLDRVNVGFAKLQMLDALKFSETVYGLGAGIFFIGYVLCGVPSNLALTKFGPRRWIALMMITWGTLSTCLLFVTTPTEFYTLRLFTGAAEAGFFPGVVLYLSQWFPTFRRGRIMALFMSAIPVSGLLGSPFSGWILNHFAAGQGGLAGWQWMFLLQGIPTVILGALAYFLLSDSYANAKWLTPFERSVLEADHAEDLANKPKNTTDSLLAVFKNPAIWAFGLIYFCIQSGVYAINFWLPSIIKNLGFSDNLVIGWLSAIPYLLAAVFMLIVGRSADLRKERRWHLVVPMLMGALGLLIAVNFAANPAIAILGLTIATMGALTGLPMFWPVPTALLSAGAAAGGLALINSMGQMAGFLSPYLVGWVKDSTGSTDAALYLLAGVIVCGSLLALRMTRTLRA; from the coding sequence ATGACACAGAGCGCCGTAGCGTCCGAGGCCATCGCTGACGACAAAAACGCCGTCTACAAGCGCATCACCCTGCGTTTGATCCCCTTCATTTTCATCTGCTACCTGTTCAACTACCTCGACCGGGTAAACGTTGGCTTCGCCAAATTGCAGATGCTCGACGCGCTGAAGTTCAGCGAAACCGTGTACGGCCTCGGCGCCGGCATCTTCTTTATCGGCTACGTGCTGTGCGGCGTGCCCAGCAACCTTGCGCTGACCAAGTTCGGCCCGCGACGCTGGATCGCGCTGATGATGATCACCTGGGGCACCCTGTCGACCTGCCTCCTGTTCGTCACCACCCCGACCGAGTTCTACACCTTGCGCCTGTTCACTGGCGCCGCCGAAGCCGGCTTCTTCCCGGGTGTGGTGTTGTATCTCTCGCAGTGGTTCCCGACCTTCCGCCGTGGCCGCATCATGGCGCTGTTCATGTCGGCGATACCGGTTTCAGGCCTGCTCGGCAGCCCGTTCTCCGGCTGGATTCTCAACCACTTCGCCGCAGGCCAGGGCGGCCTCGCTGGCTGGCAGTGGATGTTCCTGCTGCAAGGCATTCCGACCGTAATCCTCGGCGCACTGGCTTATTTCCTGCTCAGCGACAGTTACGCCAATGCCAAATGGCTGACTCCGTTCGAGCGTTCGGTGCTGGAAGCCGACCACGCTGAGGACCTGGCCAACAAACCGAAAAACACGACCGATTCGCTGCTGGCGGTGTTCAAGAACCCGGCGATCTGGGCCTTTGGCCTGATCTACTTCTGCATCCAGAGCGGTGTCTACGCGATCAACTTCTGGTTGCCATCGATCATCAAGAACCTCGGCTTCAGCGATAACCTGGTGATCGGCTGGCTCAGTGCGATTCCGTACCTGCTGGCCGCGGTGTTCATGCTGATCGTCGGCCGCTCGGCGGACCTGCGCAAAGAGCGCCGCTGGCACTTGGTGGTGCCGATGCTGATGGGCGCGCTCGGCCTGCTGATCGCGGTGAACTTCGCCGCCAACCCGGCCATCGCCATTCTCGGCCTGACCATCGCCACCATGGGCGCCCTCACCGGCTTGCCGATGTTCTGGCCGGTGCCGACCGCGCTGCTCAGTGCTGGTGCGGCGGCGGGTGGGTTGGCGCTGATCAACTCCATGGGGCAGATGGCTGGCTTCCTCAGCCCGTACCTGGTGGGTTGGGTCAAGGACAGTACCGGTTCGACCGATGCGGCGTTGTATCTGCTGGCGGGTGTGATTGTCTGCGGCAGTTTGCTGGCGTTGCGCATGACCCGCACCTTGCGCGCCTAA
- a CDS encoding aldo/keto reductase — MSYRTLGQSGLQVSTLTLGTMMFGEQTSTEDSLQIIDKAWDQGINFIDTADVYTNGRSEEIVGEAIASRRHEWVLATKVGFGPVDGVPNRSGLSRKHLFNGLEASLTRLGTDYLDIYYLHREDHNTPLEVTVSAIGDLIRQGKIRYWGLSNYRGWRIAEVIRVADRLGVDHPVISQPLYNIVNRQAETEQITAAQNFGLGVVPYSPLARGVLSGKYAPDVKPDANSRAGRQDKRILETEWRVESLRIAQQIQEYTRQRGVGIVEFAIAWVLNNSAVTSAIVGPRTEEQWDAYTKAQAVQITAEDEAFIDSMVTPGHASTPGFNDVSHFVPGRKPRTP, encoded by the coding sequence ATGAGCTATCGCACACTCGGTCAGTCGGGTCTGCAGGTGTCCACCCTGACCCTGGGCACCATGATGTTCGGCGAACAGACCAGCACCGAAGATTCCCTGCAAATCATCGACAAGGCCTGGGACCAGGGCATCAATTTCATCGACACCGCCGACGTCTACACCAATGGCCGCTCCGAAGAAATCGTCGGCGAGGCCATCGCCAGCCGCCGTCATGAATGGGTGCTGGCGACCAAGGTCGGCTTCGGTCCGGTGGATGGCGTACCGAACCGCAGTGGTTTGAGCCGCAAGCACCTGTTCAACGGTCTCGAGGCCAGCCTGACGCGCCTGGGCACCGACTACCTCGACATCTACTACCTGCACCGCGAAGACCACAACACGCCGCTGGAAGTCACGGTATCGGCCATCGGCGACTTGATCCGCCAGGGTAAAATCCGCTATTGGGGTCTGTCGAACTACCGTGGCTGGCGCATTGCCGAAGTCATCCGCGTGGCCGACAGACTGGGCGTTGACCACCCGGTGATCAGCCAGCCGCTGTACAACATCGTCAACCGCCAGGCGGAAACCGAGCAGATCACGGCGGCGCAAAACTTCGGTCTGGGCGTGGTGCCCTACAGCCCGCTGGCACGCGGGGTGCTCAGCGGCAAATACGCACCGGATGTGAAACCGGACGCCAACAGCCGTGCCGGGCGCCAGGACAAACGCATCCTGGAAACCGAATGGCGCGTCGAATCCCTGCGCATCGCCCAGCAAATCCAGGAATACACCCGGCAGCGCGGCGTCGGCATCGTCGAGTTCGCAATTGCCTGGGTGCTGAACAACAGCGCCGTGACCTCGGCCATTGTCGGGCCACGTACCGAAGAGCAATGGGACGCCTACACTAAGGCGCAGGCGGTGCAGATCACGGCCGAGGACGAGGCGTTCATCGATTCGATGGTGACGCCGGGGCATGCGTCGACACCGGGGTTCAATGATGTGAGCCATTTTGTGCCGGGGCGCAAACCGCGCACTCCCTGA
- the rarD gene encoding EamA family transporter RarD, giving the protein MSKGIALSVSASVLFAVMYYYTSLLTPLSGVEIFGWRMLLTVPCMTVFMVVSGEWKRVLEIVRRAMANPKLIGALILSSALLAVQLWLFMWAPLNGYSLDVSLGYFLLPLTMVLTGRIAYGERLSYLQKIAVVFACLGVINEVYQVGGFSWATLLVCMGYPTYFVVRKRLATDNLGGLWLDMALTLPVAFWFVQSGAQGFSVFDQHPWLSLLIPLLGVISASALVVYIIASRLLPFSLFGLLSYVEPVLLLGVALLLGESIKTGEWLTYIPIWMAVLVLVFEGFKHLVRQRRP; this is encoded by the coding sequence TTGTCTAAAGGTATCGCTCTATCGGTTTCAGCCTCGGTGCTGTTTGCCGTCATGTATTACTACACATCGCTGCTCACCCCCTTGAGCGGCGTGGAAATCTTCGGTTGGCGCATGCTGCTGACCGTGCCGTGCATGACCGTGTTCATGGTGGTATCCGGCGAGTGGAAGCGCGTGCTGGAGATCGTTCGGCGCGCCATGGCCAATCCGAAACTGATTGGTGCGCTGATCCTCTCCTCTGCCCTGCTCGCCGTGCAACTATGGCTGTTCATGTGGGCGCCGCTGAACGGTTACAGCCTGGATGTGTCCCTCGGTTACTTCCTGCTGCCGCTGACCATGGTCCTGACCGGGCGGATCGCTTATGGCGAGCGCCTGTCCTATCTGCAAAAAATCGCCGTGGTGTTCGCCTGCCTGGGCGTGATCAACGAGGTGTACCAGGTGGGTGGTTTTTCCTGGGCGACCTTGCTGGTCTGCATGGGTTATCCGACCTACTTCGTCGTGCGCAAACGGCTGGCAACGGACAATCTCGGTGGCTTGTGGTTGGACATGGCGTTGACCCTGCCGGTGGCGTTCTGGTTCGTTCAGAGCGGCGCGCAAGGTTTTAGTGTGTTTGACCAGCATCCATGGTTGTCGCTGTTGATCCCGCTGCTCGGCGTGATCAGTGCTTCGGCGCTGGTGGTCTACATCATTGCCAGTCGCCTGCTGCCGTTCAGCCTGTTCGGCTTGTTGAGCTACGTCGAACCGGTGTTGCTGCTGGGGGTGGCGTTGCTGCTGGGGGAAAGTATCAAGACCGGCGAATGGCTGACCTACATCCCGATCTGGATGGCCGTGCTGGTGCTGGTGTTTGAAGGGTTCAAGCATCTGGTGCGGCAGCGCAGGCCTTAA
- the hppD gene encoding 4-hydroxyphenylpyruvate dioxygenase has product MADLYENPMGLMGFEFIELASPTPNTLEPIFEIMGFTKVATHRSKDVHLYRQGAINLILNNEPHSVASYFAAEHGPSVCGMAFRVKDSQKAYKRALEIGAQPIHIETGPMELNLPAIKGIGGAPLYLIDRFGEGSSIYDIDFVFIEGVDRHPVGAGLKIIDHLTHNVYRGRMAYWANFYEKLFNFREIRYFDIKGEYTGLTSKAMTAPDGMIRIPLNEESSKGAGQIEEFLMQFNGEGIQHVAFLSDDLLKTWDHLKSIGMRFMTAPPETYYEMLEGRLPNHGEPVGELQARGILLDGSSESGDKRLLLQIFSETLMGPVFFEFIQRKGDDGFGEGNFKALFESIERDQVRRGVLSTD; this is encoded by the coding sequence ATGGCCGATCTATACGAAAACCCAATGGGCCTGATGGGCTTTGAATTCATCGAGCTCGCATCGCCGACCCCGAACACCCTGGAGCCGATCTTCGAGATCATGGGCTTCACCAAGGTGGCGACCCACCGTTCCAAGGACGTGCACCTGTATCGCCAGGGCGCGATCAACCTGATCCTCAACAACGAACCCCACAGCGTGGCCTCGTACTTTGCCGCCGAGCACGGTCCGTCGGTGTGCGGCATGGCGTTCCGCGTCAAGGATTCGCAAAAAGCCTACAAACGCGCCCTGGAAATCGGCGCCCAGCCGATCCACATTGAAACCGGCCCGATGGAGCTGAACCTGCCGGCGATCAAAGGCATCGGCGGCGCGCCGCTGTACCTGATCGACCGCTTCGGCGAAGGCAGTTCGATCTATGACATCGACTTCGTGTTCATCGAAGGCGTTGACCGTCACCCGGTCGGTGCCGGCCTGAAAATCATCGATCACCTGACTCACAACGTGTATCGCGGTCGCATGGCCTACTGGGCCAATTTCTACGAGAAGCTGTTCAATTTCCGTGAAATCCGCTACTTCGACATCAAGGGCGAGTACACCGGCCTGACCTCCAAGGCCATGACCGCACCCGATGGCATGATCCGCATTCCGTTGAACGAAGAATCGTCCAAGGGCGCTGGGCAGATCGAAGAGTTCCTGATGCAGTTCAACGGCGAGGGCATCCAGCACGTTGCTTTCCTGTCCGATGACCTGCTCAAGACCTGGGATCACCTGAAAAGCATCGGCATGCGCTTCATGACCGCGCCGCCGGAGACCTACTACGAAATGCTCGAAGGCCGTTTGCCGAACCACGGTGAGCCGGTGGGCGAATTGCAGGCACGGGGTATCTTGCTGGACGGTTCTTCCGAGTCGGGCGACAAGCGTCTGCTGCTGCAGATCTTCTCGGAAACCCTGATGGGGCCGGTGTTCTTCGAGTTCATCCAGCGCAAGGGTGACGACGGTTTCGGCGAAGGCAACTTCAAGGCACTGTTCGAGTCCATCGAGCGTGACCAGGTGCGTCGTGGTGTTCTCTCCACCGACTAA
- a CDS encoding DMT family transporter, whose product MTICEQSLSKPSDLPVYLKLAAVTMVWGGTFVAGRYLADSLSPMLAASLRFLLASVALLLFVRMARITLVWPSLRQWRQLLLLGFFGIFFYNLCFFYGLHYINASRASLIVALNPAVIGLASWLLFKERLNRAKVVGIAVCIAGASVVIVSRNPQLLTGGADAWLGDLLIFGCVLGWGVYSLCSRELNQTLGPVQTVTYSILLGTVMLWMTCIVRDEVSVAAITQLGAQQWLSLLYLGVLGSALAYIGYYDGIRKIGATRSGVFIALNPLTAVILGALLLDEPLTLAMCLGGGLILAGIFLCNKPLARGGKKGI is encoded by the coding sequence ATGACGATCTGCGAGCAATCCCTGTCAAAACCCTCGGATCTGCCGGTCTACCTGAAACTGGCGGCGGTCACCATGGTGTGGGGCGGCACCTTTGTTGCCGGACGCTATCTGGCCGACAGCCTCAGTCCGATGCTGGCGGCCAGCCTGCGGTTTCTGCTGGCCAGCGTGGCGTTGCTGCTGTTTGTGCGCATGGCACGGATAACGCTGGTCTGGCCCAGCCTGCGGCAATGGCGGCAACTGCTGTTGCTTGGCTTTTTCGGGATCTTTTTTTACAACCTGTGCTTCTTTTATGGCCTGCACTACATCAACGCTTCGCGGGCCTCTTTAATCGTCGCGTTGAATCCGGCCGTGATCGGCCTCGCTTCCTGGCTGCTGTTCAAGGAGCGCCTGAACCGGGCCAAAGTTGTCGGAATTGCCGTTTGTATCGCGGGCGCGAGCGTGGTGATCGTCAGCCGCAACCCGCAATTGTTGACCGGGGGTGCCGACGCCTGGCTCGGTGATCTGCTGATCTTCGGTTGCGTCCTCGGCTGGGGTGTCTATTCGCTGTGCTCCAGAGAACTGAACCAGACCCTGGGACCTGTGCAAACGGTGACGTATTCGATTTTGCTGGGCACCGTCATGCTCTGGATGACCTGCATCGTGCGCGATGAGGTGAGTGTCGCCGCGATCACCCAACTGGGGGCGCAGCAATGGTTGAGCCTTTTATACCTGGGCGTGCTGGGGTCGGCGCTGGCCTATATCGGCTATTACGACGGCATCCGCAAAATCGGCGCGACACGTTCCGGCGTGTTCATTGCCTTGAACCCGCTGACGGCGGTGATCCTTGGCGCGCTGCTGCTGGATGAGCCATTGACGCTGGCCATGTGCCTGGGCGGCGGGCTGATTCTGGCGGGGATTTTCCTGTGCAATAAACCCCTTGCGCGAGGAGGGAAAAAGGGGATTTGA
- a CDS encoding LysR family transcriptional regulator codes for MTLTQLEIFSLVAELHGFTAAANRLGISQSAVSHALKSLEQELGVELLRRHQSRIELSDIGQQLLLRARAMLGLANTLRQEAADARGMKRGTLRIGSFGPTSSIKLLPLILQQYRATHPGIEVHIDEGPDRQVLQWLEERRIDIGFVVLPEERFDTVALVEDQMVALLPAGHPLASYDSLSLKDLCHTPFVLTEAGSSELVSRLFTTARLTPNIRYRCSQLMSTLDVVARGDGVTVVAEGSLPNQIDRRCVKKPLSPAVLRQVGLAVLDRRQASPATLAFIKVAESLDLR; via the coding sequence ATGACCCTCACTCAACTGGAGATTTTCTCCCTCGTGGCCGAACTCCACGGCTTCACGGCAGCGGCCAATCGCCTGGGTATTTCCCAATCGGCGGTGTCCCATGCCTTGAAGTCCCTGGAGCAGGAGTTGGGCGTCGAGTTGTTGCGCCGGCATCAATCCCGAATCGAGTTGAGCGACATTGGCCAACAGTTGTTGCTGCGCGCCCGAGCGATGCTGGGCCTGGCCAACACCCTGCGCCAGGAAGCGGCGGACGCGAGGGGCATGAAGCGCGGCACGCTGCGTATCGGCTCCTTCGGCCCGACCTCTTCGATCAAATTGTTGCCGTTGATTCTGCAGCAATACCGCGCCACTCATCCCGGCATCGAGGTGCATATCGACGAAGGCCCCGACCGCCAGGTGCTGCAGTGGCTGGAGGAGCGACGGATCGACATCGGCTTTGTGGTGTTGCCCGAGGAGCGTTTCGACACGGTCGCGCTGGTCGAAGACCAGATGGTCGCGTTGCTGCCCGCCGGACATCCGCTGGCCAGTTACGACAGCCTGAGTCTGAAAGACCTGTGTCACACCCCGTTTGTACTGACCGAGGCCGGTTCTTCGGAACTGGTTTCACGCCTGTTCACCACGGCCCGACTGACGCCCAACATCCGCTATCGCTGCTCGCAGTTGATGAGCACCCTGGATGTCGTCGCTCGTGGCGACGGGGTGACGGTGGTTGCCGAAGGTTCTTTGCCCAACCAAATTGACCGCCGCTGCGTGAAAAAACCGCTGTCGCCGGCGGTGTTGCGCCAGGTTGGCCTGGCGGTACTCGATCGACGCCAGGCATCTCCGGCGACACTGGCCTTTATCAAGGTCGCCGAAAGTCTCGACCTGCGTTGA